In Longimicrobium sp., one genomic interval encodes:
- the mrdA gene encoding penicillin-binding protein 2 — protein MATLIDRSLSPFNPFHPHARRRRSLQAAAGIVLMLGVLGSAFFRTQVVKNDEFVLRADDNRFRIQPIPAPRGAIVDRNGKIIAETVTGYTLTTDPATPDVIRARLRLVAGVLGLDDARIQELVEWGVRHRDEPIPVSHNLSFAQVSWFAERVGRLKGMHVDPYPIRHYPAGAAVAHVVGYVSEISDRELESESWRGYRSGQNIGKTGLERQYERSLGGTAGARYVEVDARGKLVRGVARRLTEEPTAGHDVRLTLDLDLQRYVHQVWPADRRGAVVAMVPSTGEILALYSAPNYDPNLLVGSIPRAVWQQLNTDPGRPLLNRAANGTYPPGSTWKLATALIGLERGVITPTEVMPIPCTGGMSYAGRYSRCWFREGHGPQDLLHAIQNSCNVYFYQLGIKLGLDVLTREGTRLGFARKTGVDLPSEKSGTFPSGREWYVHRFGWRPPPSEVMNVAIGQGPNDQTPLRMAQFFSALAGDGTSRRPHLLMQPNVPVETDLHVTPATLAAVREGMARVIEEGGTAHAVELRNWALLGKTGTSQNSADPRRPHGWFTGFAGPRGKAPEIVVAVIVEFGESGSGSAAPIGAKVADFYLNKIHGLPTPPLLSPESARVGAMMRPAPRPPSINPGTVGATRN, from the coding sequence ATGGCAACCCTGATCGACCGCTCGCTGAGCCCGTTCAACCCGTTCCATCCCCATGCCCGGCGCCGCCGCTCGCTGCAGGCGGCGGCGGGAATCGTGCTGATGCTGGGGGTGCTGGGAAGCGCGTTCTTCCGCACGCAGGTGGTGAAGAACGACGAGTTCGTGCTGCGCGCCGACGACAACCGCTTCCGCATTCAGCCCATCCCCGCCCCGCGCGGCGCCATCGTCGACCGCAACGGCAAGATCATCGCCGAGACGGTCACCGGCTACACGCTGACCACCGACCCGGCCACGCCCGACGTGATCCGCGCCCGGCTGCGCCTGGTGGCCGGGGTGCTGGGGCTGGACGACGCGCGCATCCAGGAGCTGGTGGAATGGGGCGTGCGCCATCGCGACGAGCCCATCCCCGTGAGCCACAACCTGAGCTTCGCGCAGGTGTCGTGGTTCGCCGAGCGCGTGGGTCGGCTGAAGGGGATGCACGTCGACCCCTATCCCATCCGCCACTACCCGGCGGGCGCGGCGGTGGCGCACGTGGTGGGCTACGTGAGCGAGATCAGCGACCGCGAGCTGGAGAGCGAGAGCTGGCGCGGCTACCGCAGCGGCCAGAACATCGGCAAGACGGGGCTGGAGCGGCAGTACGAGCGTTCGCTGGGCGGCACCGCCGGCGCGCGCTACGTGGAGGTGGACGCGCGCGGGAAGCTGGTCCGCGGCGTGGCACGGCGGCTGACGGAGGAGCCCACCGCCGGGCACGACGTGCGGCTGACGCTGGACCTGGACCTCCAGCGCTACGTGCACCAGGTGTGGCCGGCCGACCGCCGCGGCGCCGTGGTGGCCATGGTGCCGTCGACGGGCGAGATCCTGGCGCTGTACTCGGCGCCGAACTACGACCCGAACCTGCTGGTCGGCTCCATCCCCCGCGCGGTCTGGCAGCAGCTGAACACCGACCCCGGCCGCCCGCTCCTCAACCGCGCGGCCAACGGGACGTATCCCCCCGGCTCCACGTGGAAGCTGGCCACGGCGCTGATCGGGCTGGAGCGCGGGGTGATCACCCCCACCGAGGTGATGCCGATCCCCTGCACGGGGGGGATGAGCTACGCCGGCCGCTACTCGCGCTGCTGGTTCCGCGAGGGGCACGGCCCGCAGGACCTGCTGCACGCCATCCAGAACTCGTGCAACGTCTACTTCTACCAGCTGGGGATCAAGCTCGGGCTGGACGTGCTGACGCGCGAGGGAACGCGGCTGGGGTTCGCGCGGAAGACGGGGGTGGACCTGCCGTCGGAGAAGTCGGGGACCTTCCCCAGCGGGCGCGAGTGGTACGTCCACCGCTTCGGCTGGCGGCCGCCGCCCAGCGAGGTGATGAACGTGGCCATCGGCCAGGGGCCGAACGACCAGACGCCGCTGAGGATGGCGCAGTTCTTCTCCGCGCTGGCGGGCGACGGGACCTCTCGCCGCCCCCACCTGCTGATGCAGCCCAACGTGCCGGTGGAGACCGACCTGCACGTGACGCCGGCCACGCTCGCGGCGGTGCGCGAGGGGATGGCGCGGGTGATCGAGGAGGGCGGCACCGCGCACGCCGTGGAGCTGCGCAACTGGGCGCTGCTGGGGAAGACGGGCACGTCGCAGAACTCGGCCGACCCGCGGCGTCCGCACGGGTGGTTCACCGGCTTCGCGGGACCGCGCGGCAAGGCGCCGGAGATCGTGGTGGCGGTGATCGTGGAGTTCGGCGAGAGCGGGTCGGGGTCGGCGGCGCCGATCGGGGCGAAGGTGGCCGACTTCTACCTCAACAAGATCCACGGCCTGCCCACGCCGCCGCTGCTGTCGCCCGAGTCGGCGCGCGTGGGGGCGATGATGCGCCCCGCGCCGCGGCCGCCGTCCATCAACCCCGGCACCGTCGGCGCCACCCGCAACTGA
- the pgl gene encoding 6-phosphogluconolactonase gives MNGAKIELHPDAHAAARAGAEAFAAQAREAAEARGVFTVALSGGTAPKEMYARYASDEFVTRVPWERVHLFWGDDRCVPPGHPRSNFAMAWEAFIRRVPIPEANVHRIRGELPAEEGARLYRDELERVFGPGLPRFDVVHLGLGPDAHTCSLFPFDPLLRERDLTVAPALMRELGEPRVTFTFPVVNAARRVEMFVVGAGKAEVAWKVLRGPLDPFRLPAQNVRPTEGEMVWIMDEAAAAKLRDGSPT, from the coding sequence ATGAACGGCGCGAAGATCGAGCTCCACCCCGACGCGCACGCCGCGGCCCGCGCGGGCGCCGAGGCGTTCGCCGCGCAGGCGCGCGAGGCGGCGGAGGCGCGCGGCGTCTTCACCGTCGCCCTCTCCGGTGGCACGGCGCCGAAGGAGATGTACGCGCGCTACGCGTCCGACGAGTTCGTGACGCGCGTCCCCTGGGAGCGCGTGCACCTGTTCTGGGGCGACGACCGCTGCGTGCCCCCGGGCCATCCGCGCAGCAACTTCGCGATGGCGTGGGAGGCGTTCATCCGTCGCGTCCCCATCCCCGAGGCCAACGTGCACCGCATCCGCGGCGAGCTGCCGGCCGAGGAGGGCGCGCGGCTCTACCGCGACGAGCTGGAGCGCGTCTTCGGCCCCGGCCTCCCGCGCTTCGACGTGGTGCACCTGGGACTGGGGCCTGACGCGCACACCTGCTCGCTCTTCCCCTTCGACCCGCTGCTGCGCGAGCGCGACCTCACCGTCGCCCCGGCGCTGATGCGGGAGCTGGGCGAGCCGCGCGTCACCTTCACCTTCCCCGTGGTCAACGCCGCGCGGCGGGTGGAGATGTTCGTGGTCGGCGCGGGGAAGGCGGAGGTCGCGTGGAAGGTGCTGCGCGGCCCGCTCGACCCCTTCCGCCTCCCCGCCCAGAACGTCCGCCCGACGGAGGGGGAGATGGTGTGGATCATGGACGAGGCCGCGGCGGCGAAACTCCGGGACGGATCGCCGACGTAG